From the genome of Lotus japonicus ecotype B-129 chromosome 6, LjGifu_v1.2, one region includes:
- the LOC130723712 gene encoding probable indole-3-pyruvate monooxygenase YUCCA3 translates to MPPMVQSFDPEDLFTRRCIWVNGPVIVGAGPSGLAVASGLKDQGVPFIILERANCIASLWQNRTYDRLKLHLPKQFCQLPNFPFPEDFPEYPTKFQFIKYLESYAKHFNINPQFNETVQSAKYDETFGLWRVKTIRKSTNTPSGGGGSEIEYICRWLVVATGENSEKVVPEFEGLDKFGGHVMHACDYKSGEKHKGQQVLVVGCGNSGMEVSLDLCNYNASPTMVVRSSVHVLPREVYGKSTFEVAVMLMKRFPLWMVDKILLILARLILGNIEKYGLKRPSIGPIELKNTAGKTPVLDIGALEKIRSGQIKVVPGIRRFFQGKVELVDGKVLQIDSVVLATGYRSNVPSWLKENDFFSEDGIPKDPFPNGWKGKAGLYAVGFTRRGLSGASLDAMSVSHDIAKSWKEETKQKKKTMAARHRRCISHF, encoded by the exons ATGCCACCAATGGTCCAGAGCTTTGACCCTGAGGACCTCTTCACACGTCGCTGCATATGGGTGAATGGACCTGTCATAGTTGGTGCTGGTCCTTCAGGCCTTGCGGTGGCTTCTGGCCTAAAAGACCAAGGTGTTCCTTTCATCATCCTTGAAAGAGCAAATTGCATTGCCTCACTCTGGCAAAACAGAACCTATGATCGCCTCAAGCTTCACCTTCCCAAACAATTCTGCCAGCTACCCAATTTCCCTTTTCCTGAGGACTTTCCTGAGTACCCCACAAAGTTTCAGTTCATAAAGTACCTTGAATCCTATGCTAAGCACTTTAACATTAACCCACAGTTCAATGAAACAGTGCAATCTGCTAAGTATGATGAGACTTTTGGTCTTTGGAGGGTCAAGACCATTAGGAAAAGCACCAACACCCCCtcaggtggtggtggtagtgaaaTTGAGTACATTTGCAGGTGGCTTGTGGTTGCGACCGGAGAGAATTCAGAGAAAGTGGTGCCTGAGTTCGAAGGCTTGGACAAATTTGGTGGCCATGTCATGCATGCCTGTGACTACAAATCAGGCGAGAAGCATAAGGGTCAGCAAGTACTTGTTGTTGGGTGTGGAAACTCAGGCATGGAAGTTTCCCTTGATCTTTGTAATTACAATGCAAGCCCAACAATGGTGGTCAGAAGCTCG GTTCATGTCTTGCCAAGAGAGGTTTATGGCAAATCAACTTTTGAGGTTGCAGTTATGCTGATGAAAAGGTTTCCACTTTGGATGGTTGATAAGATATTGCTAATTCTAGCCCGTTTGATTCTGGGAAATATTGAGAAGTATGGTCTTAAAAGGCCATCAATTGGCCCTATAGAGCTGAAGAACACTGCAGGGAAGACCCCTGTGTTGGACATTGGGGCACTTGAGAAAATAAGATCTGGCCAAATCAAAGTGGTTCCTGGAATCAGAAGATTCTTCCAAGGGAAAGTGGAACTTGTTGATGGCAAAGTTCTTCAGATTGATTCTGTTGTTCTTGCTACTGGCTATCGCAGCAATGTACCATCATGGCTAAAG GAGAATGATTTCTTTTCAGAGGATGGGATTCCAAAAGATCCATTCCCAAATGGATGGAAAGGAAAAGCTGGTCTTTATGCTGTTGGTTTCACAAGGAGAGGCCTTTCTGGTGCATCTTTGGATGCAATGAGTGTGTCTCATGACATTGCCAAGAGCTGGAAAGAGGAAActaaacagaaaaagaaaacaatggCAGCACGCCACAGGAGATGCATATCACACTTCTAA